Proteins from a single region of Candidatus Eisenbacteria bacterium:
- a CDS encoding transglycosylase domain-containing protein, with translation MKKRRIFRTALVVLSAIACSALLPRIVPLPAWCSRASPTVLRIDDREGGLLAARSLSAETIRERVSLDGIDPVLVRATLAAEDRRFFRHPGIDPIALSRALWGSIVHRRPIGGASTITMQLVRFSRGRPVGFVDRLREVAWSLVVEAHLSKREILEEYLTRAPYGGTIAGVAAASRRWFGKSPAVLAPAEAALLAALPRAPGRCHPVLHPSEAIAARNEILRRMGRLGWIEGETLEAALKSDLGLVRTDAASPSHLAEWLARSLGGPYGSIVEVRTSIDPSAQAAAERAVREGCARLRERGVAGGAVVVLDSRSGEVLAMVGSPDFSSPDAGQVNAALAPRQPGSAVKPFVYAAAFAGALRPSTILADVPVAYGDPTGSFAPRNYAETFQGPVSARLALANSWNVPSVEVAWGAGVEEAGRVFHAVGLGKTDPLRVGLGITLGVGEATLLDLAGAYATLARGGRWIEPHAMRAVRGAGGVWAEAEPARSREALDPIAAAWVNEILSDPAARGAAFERGGPLEFPGPVAAKTGTSARWRDAWAVLYTTRHTVAVWMGNPDGRPTDRVTGAEGPGTVAREVLLALEGNVPPPPFPVPPGIERRNVCPLSGRAAGGDCPQVSGEPFREDDPPLEECEVHVVRTIDTETRLLARTCTPPERRARRLFARLPARFAFWQADLGLEGPPTSATVCLCGSPTCTIEDRLVAMASESAPPFRIVRPLDGSWYLLDPTLAPGQQEIALEAEAPPELEVEWRIDGETIGTTRGTHRRFWPARPGSHHIEALLAGGVPRASTRILVAAGEESPPEAGF, from the coding sequence ATGAAGAAAAGGAGGATCTTTCGGACCGCTCTCGTCGTTCTCTCGGCGATCGCTTGTTCCGCTCTTCTCCCGAGGATCGTGCCGCTCCCCGCGTGGTGCTCTCGCGCCTCGCCGACCGTTCTTCGGATCGACGACCGGGAAGGAGGCCTTCTCGCGGCGCGCTCTCTCTCGGCGGAGACGATTCGAGAGAGAGTCTCTCTCGATGGGATCGACCCCGTTCTCGTTCGTGCAACGCTCGCGGCGGAGGATCGCCGCTTCTTCCGCCATCCGGGAATCGATCCGATCGCTCTCTCGCGCGCGCTCTGGGGATCGATCGTTCATCGGCGCCCGATCGGCGGCGCTTCGACGATCACGATGCAGCTCGTCCGCTTCTCGCGGGGCCGGCCGGTCGGGTTCGTGGATCGTCTCCGCGAGGTCGCCTGGAGCCTCGTCGTCGAGGCGCATCTTTCGAAACGAGAGATTCTCGAAGAGTACCTCACCCGCGCCCCGTACGGAGGGACGATCGCGGGGGTCGCGGCCGCCTCGCGACGCTGGTTCGGGAAGAGTCCGGCCGTCCTCGCTCCCGCCGAGGCGGCGCTGCTCGCCGCGCTTCCGCGCGCGCCGGGACGATGCCATCCGGTCCTTCACCCTTCCGAGGCGATCGCGGCCCGGAACGAGATCCTGAGGCGTATGGGACGGCTCGGATGGATCGAGGGGGAGACGCTCGAAGCGGCCTTGAAGAGCGATCTCGGGCTCGTTCGCACGGACGCAGCGTCCCCTTCGCATCTCGCGGAGTGGCTGGCTCGCTCGCTCGGAGGCCCCTACGGATCCATCGTCGAGGTTCGGACATCGATCGATCCTTCGGCGCAAGCGGCCGCCGAGAGGGCGGTGCGAGAGGGATGCGCGCGCCTACGGGAGCGGGGCGTCGCGGGGGGCGCGGTCGTCGTCCTCGATTCGAGGAGCGGGGAGGTTCTCGCGATGGTCGGCTCTCCCGACTTCTCCTCACCCGACGCGGGCCAGGTGAACGCGGCTCTCGCGCCGCGCCAGCCGGGGAGCGCGGTGAAGCCGTTCGTGTACGCCGCGGCGTTCGCGGGAGCGCTTCGTCCCTCAACGATCCTCGCCGACGTGCCGGTCGCGTACGGCGACCCGACCGGATCGTTCGCGCCGCGGAACTACGCCGAGACGTTCCAGGGACCCGTCTCCGCACGCCTTGCGCTCGCGAACTCGTGGAACGTTCCCTCCGTCGAGGTCGCCTGGGGAGCAGGGGTCGAGGAGGCGGGGCGCGTCTTCCATGCGGTCGGCCTCGGGAAGACCGATCCTCTTCGCGTCGGCCTCGGGATCACGCTCGGCGTCGGCGAGGCCACGCTTCTCGATCTGGCGGGTGCCTACGCGACGCTCGCGCGCGGGGGGCGGTGGATCGAGCCGCACGCGATGCGGGCCGTGCGGGGTGCAGGGGGCGTTTGGGCGGAGGCGGAGCCGGCCCGTTCGCGCGAGGCCCTCGACCCGATCGCCGCCGCATGGGTGAACGAGATCCTCTCCGACCCGGCGGCGCGAGGAGCGGCGTTCGAGCGAGGAGGACCTCTCGAGTTCCCGGGTCCCGTCGCCGCGAAGACCGGGACGAGCGCGAGGTGGCGGGATGCGTGGGCGGTTCTCTACACGACGCGCCATACGGTCGCCGTCTGGATGGGGAATCCAGACGGACGGCCGACCGATCGCGTGACCGGCGCGGAAGGACCGGGAACGGTCGCGCGCGAGGTTCTTCTCGCGCTGGAAGGAAACGTTCCTCCGCCCCCCTTTCCCGTGCCGCCCGGAATCGAGAGGAGGAATGTCTGTCCTCTCTCGGGGCGCGCGGCCGGAGGGGACTGTCCGCAGGTGAGCGGGGAGCCGTTCCGAGAGGACGATCCGCCTCTCGAGGAGTGCGAGGTTCATGTCGTTCGCACGATCGACACGGAGACGAGGCTCCTCGCGCGCACGTGCACGCCCCCCGAGCGGCGCGCGCGGCGCCTCTTCGCTCGGCTCCCCGCTCGCTTCGCTTTCTGGCAGGCGGATCTCGGGCTCGAGGGGCCTCCGACGTCGGCGACGGTCTGCCTTTGCGGATCACCGACGTGCACGATTGAAGATCGATTGGTTGCGATGGCAAGCGAAAGCGCGCCGCCCTTCCGGATCGTCCGGCCGCTCGACGGAAGCTGGTACCTCCTCGACCCGACGCTCGCGCCGGGACAGCAGGAGATCGCGCTCGAAGCGGAAGCCCCGCCGGAGCTCGAGGTCGAGTGGCGGATCGACGGCGAGACGATCGGGACGACCCGAGGGACGCACCGTCGGTTCTGGCCCGCACGTCCCGGATCCCACCACATCGAGGCCCTCCTCGCAGGCGGCGTTCCCCGCGCCTCGACCCGAATCCTCGTCGCGGCGGGGGAGGAGAGCCCGCCGGAGGCCGGATTCTGA